Proteins from one Thaumasiovibrio subtropicus genomic window:
- a CDS encoding DUF3429 domain-containing protein, with translation MYTLNPISTKLGYAGLIPFIAFTGLAFFSHGQWPGQTIAFPITSFILYSGVIAAFMAGTLWGRDIEQKKPRASLASNGLALLAFTALLLPTAQTAIALAILALVHLGNWWVERELISPCNAYLRLRITLTSVVVGTHLLMLITLL, from the coding sequence ATGTACACACTCAATCCGATATCGACGAAACTCGGTTACGCTGGACTCATACCCTTTATCGCCTTCACTGGGCTTGCGTTCTTTTCACATGGCCAATGGCCAGGTCAAACTATCGCCTTCCCGATAACCAGTTTCATCCTATATAGCGGTGTCATTGCCGCTTTTATGGCGGGCACTTTATGGGGAAGGGACATTGAGCAAAAAAAGCCTCGAGCCAGCCTCGCATCGAATGGGCTCGCGTTATTGGCCTTTACGGCCCTTTTACTGCCGACGGCTCAGACAGCGATTGCGTTAGCCATACTCGCATTAGTACACCTCGGGAACTGGTGGGTTGAACGCGAGCTGATTTCACCGTGCAACGCTTATCTTCGTTTACGTATTACCTTAACCAGTGTTGTGGTTGGGACGCATTTACTGATGCTTATCACCCTCTTATAA
- a CDS encoding PLAT/LH2 domain-containing protein, with protein MSESGWEIITITSGEKDSGSDADVSVCIGYNEDANFSNYVLLNPIKDTVHSNVFQRGNFDNFNLTFNVEDATVPTSIKVKVDGNDAWGGLRIYVMERSSGRTYTTAESRFFLEKGQTKVLPLIACIKDPGNVMDDRDPRAKDFTIGIGTASANHAGTNDLIYFKCISKDGISSELQQIQRIGDDWEPGQSNNYLMSFQRSLARIDYVILFKKANDNWLPNFVRMEPQLMDGKFQPTVANNLQNVWLDGDTVGQQNYLEMATVVDETRIAELQQADEVSGE; from the coding sequence ATGAGTGAATCTGGATGGGAAATCATTACCATTACCTCTGGCGAAAAAGACTCAGGCAGTGATGCAGATGTGTCCGTATGTATTGGCTATAACGAAGACGCAAACTTCAGCAACTATGTGCTATTAAACCCAATAAAAGACACCGTACACAGTAATGTATTTCAGCGAGGCAATTTCGATAACTTTAACCTCACTTTCAATGTCGAAGATGCAACAGTGCCAACCAGTATCAAAGTGAAAGTAGATGGCAATGATGCTTGGGGAGGACTACGCATCTACGTGATGGAACGTTCGAGTGGCAGAACCTATACCACAGCAGAGTCGCGATTTTTCCTCGAAAAAGGGCAAACAAAAGTGCTACCGCTGATTGCTTGTATTAAAGATCCCGGTAATGTTATGGATGACAGAGATCCTCGAGCAAAAGATTTCACTATCGGTATTGGCACTGCCTCAGCTAATCATGCCGGTACCAATGATTTAATCTATTTTAAATGCATCTCGAAAGATGGAATATCAAGTGAGCTACAGCAAATTCAACGTATTGGCGATGACTGGGAGCCAGGCCAGTCCAATAACTATCTCATGTCATTTCAGCGTTCATTAGCCAGAATTGACTACGTTATTTTATTTAAGAAAGCGAACGATAACTGGTTGCCTAATTTTGTCAGAATGGAACCACAACTGATGGATGGTAAGTTTCAACCAACTGTTGCCAATAACCTGCAAAATGTTTGGCTCGACGGTGACACTGTTGGGCAACAAAACTATCTCGAGATGGCAACAGTAGTGGATGAAACCCGCATCGCCGAACTTCAACAAGCAGACGAAGTCAGTGGTGAGTAA
- a CDS encoding nuclear transport factor 2 family protein — MPQPHIDTESLLNPHWSQQDKRHAESVIEFVQLLMNDHDFDEVTRRYRGNRYVQHNRNMADGIDGVVETVSDLVKNAPEFSYDVRQVFVDGDFVILHSHVTLKAKHRGDESQGFNIIDTWRLEEGKLVEHWDAVQGLSFSMRLYSLAVGGKVRNSNGVF; from the coding sequence ATGCCACAGCCACACATTGACACAGAATCATTGCTAAACCCCCATTGGAGTCAACAGGATAAGCGTCATGCTGAATCCGTGATTGAGTTTGTACAGTTGCTAATGAATGACCATGATTTTGACGAAGTTACACGTCGTTATCGTGGTAATCGGTATGTTCAACATAACCGTAACATGGCGGATGGCATTGACGGCGTGGTCGAAACGGTGAGTGATTTAGTCAAGAATGCTCCCGAGTTTAGCTACGATGTCAGACAGGTTTTTGTCGATGGCGACTTTGTGATTTTGCATTCTCATGTGACCTTGAAAGCAAAACACCGTGGCGATGAATCGCAAGGTTTTAACATAATAGATACGTGGCGTTTGGAAGAGGGCAAACTCGTTGAACATTGGGATGCTGTCCAAGGGCTCAGTTTCTCTATGCGACTGTATAGCTTGGCGGTGGGCGGTAAAGTGAGAAACAGTAACGGTGTATTTTAG
- a CDS encoding HAD family hydrolase, with amino-acid sequence MRNLVFDLDGTLVFKGQPLSASIATALRHAKKEGLNVVFATARPLRDTLPLLPTDLQNGFIIGCNGAMISRYGKVQSANRFETRQIRALIQWLQDAEIPYLIDSQDDYAISSVPHPFHEFVNALGSAPKPLECILQVGITKLLILDKSLRAKIEAEAEQMLDSFQIYEHVSDDSFDMVPEACNKLTALEAAGIQMAETACFGNDHNDIAMLEAAASAVVVGDQLHFSAPCLRVSENDMQTRLDDLISTLVTAPSF; translated from the coding sequence ATGAGAAACCTTGTTTTTGACCTTGACGGCACCCTTGTTTTTAAAGGACAACCTCTGTCTGCATCGATAGCGACGGCTTTGCGTCATGCAAAAAAGGAAGGGTTGAATGTGGTTTTTGCCACAGCCCGACCACTTCGTGACACCTTGCCGCTATTACCTACCGATCTGCAAAATGGTTTTATCATAGGCTGCAATGGGGCCATGATAAGCCGCTATGGAAAGGTGCAGTCTGCAAATAGATTTGAAACTCGTCAGATCCGCGCACTCATTCAATGGCTACAAGACGCTGAGATACCTTATCTGATTGATAGCCAAGATGATTATGCGATTTCATCCGTACCGCACCCGTTTCATGAGTTTGTTAATGCGCTTGGTAGTGCGCCGAAACCACTTGAGTGTATCTTGCAAGTAGGCATCACCAAGCTACTGATTTTAGATAAATCGTTGAGAGCGAAAATTGAAGCAGAAGCCGAGCAAATGTTAGACAGCTTTCAAATCTACGAGCATGTGTCGGATGATAGCTTTGATATGGTCCCAGAAGCATGCAATAAGCTGACAGCGCTTGAGGCAGCAGGTATTCAAATGGCTGAGACAGCCTGCTTTGGGAATGATCACAATGATATCGCGATGCTCGAAGCAGCAGCCAGTGCGGTGGTGGTCGGTGATCAACTTCACTTCTCAGCACCCTGTCTCCGCGTGAGTGAAAATGACATGCAAACCCGACTAGACGATCTCATCTCAACTCTGGTAACAGCGCCGTCCTTTTAA
- a CDS encoding DASH family cryptochrome yields MSKSLGIAMYFDADFSPETSSSRHKTGIYWFGNDQRIADNPLLTQACEQCDRLVLVYCIEPQFLRTNRYITGSGLSTNRWRALMESLNQLSEQLADRGQQLLLKIAPALDMIPALMRCYNATVVYRASHAGVYERQQWQILKSKYPYLEYVSDEQLTLFGSVAAGLDDFAPTFSQFRRHVEGLPIAKPVVSPAFLPPSPANERTRVTPASGINSGGLIAGELNGQCHLASYFKTTLPSRYKETRNHLGAGESSTQMSLYLSHGNLSPRQIVAKLRDYEALHGENESTYWIYFELLWREFFFWHAVVAGSQLYAFSGQADTPPLLSAYPERYRRWVNGQTAHPLVNACMNELRETGYLSNRGRQIVASCLVNELSVDWRFGAAYFEQQLVDYDVGSNWGNWQYIAGVGCDAKGGRHFNLDKQQALFDCQGHYVKRWQGDIGVTRVDTVDAADWPLYP; encoded by the coding sequence ATGTCCAAGTCGCTGGGTATTGCCATGTATTTTGACGCCGATTTCTCGCCAGAGACCTCCTCTTCACGCCACAAAACAGGCATTTATTGGTTTGGTAACGATCAACGTATCGCAGACAATCCTTTACTTACTCAAGCTTGCGAGCAGTGCGACAGATTAGTGCTGGTCTACTGCATTGAGCCCCAGTTTTTGCGAACGAACCGCTACATCACGGGCTCTGGTCTATCGACTAATCGTTGGCGGGCCTTAATGGAGTCACTCAACCAACTATCGGAGCAACTTGCAGACCGTGGACAGCAGCTACTATTGAAAATTGCCCCAGCGCTAGACATGATTCCCGCACTCATGCGTTGCTATAACGCAACGGTTGTCTACCGAGCCAGTCATGCCGGTGTATATGAACGGCAACAATGGCAGATTTTGAAATCGAAGTACCCGTATCTGGAGTATGTCAGCGACGAGCAACTCACTCTGTTCGGCTCTGTTGCAGCAGGGTTAGATGATTTTGCACCAACATTCAGCCAGTTTCGTCGTCACGTCGAGGGCCTACCTATTGCAAAACCCGTGGTCTCGCCGGCGTTCCTGCCACCCTCTCCCGCAAATGAAAGGACACGTGTGACACCGGCTTCTGGTATTAACAGCGGTGGGCTGATTGCAGGCGAGCTGAATGGGCAATGCCATCTGGCGAGCTATTTTAAAACCACGTTGCCGTCGCGATACAAAGAGACGCGTAACCACCTCGGTGCGGGTGAAAGCAGCACCCAGATGTCGTTATATCTTTCCCACGGTAACTTGTCGCCGAGACAGATCGTTGCCAAACTCCGTGACTACGAGGCGCTGCACGGCGAAAATGAATCTACGTACTGGATTTATTTTGAGCTACTTTGGCGTGAATTCTTTTTCTGGCACGCAGTGGTTGCAGGAAGCCAGCTGTATGCGTTCTCAGGCCAAGCAGACACTCCGCCTTTATTGAGTGCTTACCCTGAGCGCTATCGTCGTTGGGTGAATGGCCAGACCGCACATCCACTCGTGAATGCCTGCATGAATGAGTTACGGGAAACAGGGTATCTTTCCAATCGCGGGCGGCAGATAGTCGCCAGTTGCTTGGTTAACGAGCTCAGTGTCGATTGGCGGTTTGGGGCGGCCTATTTTGAGCAGCAGCTCGTTGACTATGATGTAGGGTCTAATTGGGGTAACTGGCAGTATATTGCTGGGGTCGGGTGTGATGCCAAAGGGGGGCGTCACTTCAATCTAGATAAGCAACAAGCGCTTTTTGATTGCCAAGGGCACTATGTGAAGCGTTGGCAAGGCGATATTGGCGTCACGAGAGTTGATACGGTCGATGCGGCAGATTGGCCTTTATACCCTTGA
- a CDS encoding cryptochrome/photolyase family protein: MRRTLRLILGDQLNANHSWFKALSPDVFYLIAELKQETDYVPHHLQKVCAFFASMSNFAAGLKQAGHQVIHLTLDDTRDYPDLEAVIIATMQSHGCECLAYQRPDEYRLLQQLREMPVEKYEVDTEHFLLPFEEIDQQFKADKPQMMAHFYRRMRKRFQLLLDENAQPLGGKWSFDTENRNKLSNKAIQEMVAPLMFETEVSAIRERINRHGVKTIGRLDGPLLWPTSRQSALALLDYFCTHCLPWFGRYQDAMTAHSPYRWSLYHSRLSFALNTKMLHPLQVINAAINAYSAEPEVISLAQVEGFVRQILGWREFVRGIYWVNMPEYQNKNALQAANKLPAYFWTGDTQMHCLSQAIQQSLDYAYAHHIQRLMVTGNFALLAGISPDEVDAWYLGIYIDAIEWVEMPNTRGMALFADGGLLASKPYAASGNYINKMSDYCKTCQYDVKKRHGEGACPMNSLYWRFMQTHRERFERNPRTAMIYRTWDRTSPEDQDAILSSAAYTMNHLETL, from the coding sequence ATGAGACGAACACTGCGGCTGATATTAGGGGATCAACTTAACGCTAACCATTCTTGGTTTAAAGCACTGTCACCCGATGTTTTCTACTTGATTGCGGAACTTAAACAAGAAACGGACTATGTGCCTCATCACCTTCAAAAGGTTTGTGCCTTTTTTGCATCGATGAGTAATTTTGCTGCGGGATTGAAACAGGCTGGACATCAGGTAATACATCTGACATTGGATGATACTCGCGACTATCCCGATCTAGAGGCGGTGATTATCGCCACAATGCAGAGCCATGGCTGTGAATGCTTGGCCTATCAGCGGCCTGATGAATACCGGTTGTTACAGCAGTTGCGAGAGATGCCAGTCGAAAAGTATGAAGTGGATACGGAACACTTTTTACTGCCGTTTGAGGAAATTGACCAACAGTTTAAAGCAGATAAACCGCAAATGATGGCGCATTTTTATCGAAGGATGCGTAAACGCTTTCAACTGCTGCTGGATGAAAATGCACAGCCGCTAGGGGGCAAGTGGAGCTTTGATACTGAAAACCGTAATAAGTTAAGCAATAAAGCAATCCAAGAGATGGTTGCGCCACTTATGTTTGAAACAGAGGTGTCGGCGATCAGAGAACGAATAAACAGACACGGCGTAAAGACCATTGGGCGGCTGGACGGGCCTTTGTTATGGCCCACTAGCCGCCAATCAGCACTGGCCTTGCTCGATTACTTTTGTACTCACTGCCTGCCATGGTTTGGACGGTATCAAGATGCAATGACTGCCCATTCACCTTATCGATGGAGTCTCTACCATAGCCGTTTGTCGTTTGCGTTAAATACGAAGATGCTGCATCCCCTGCAAGTGATCAATGCTGCGATTAACGCCTATTCTGCTGAGCCTGAGGTGATAAGTTTGGCGCAAGTCGAGGGTTTCGTTCGGCAGATTCTCGGGTGGCGAGAGTTTGTTCGCGGCATCTACTGGGTAAATATGCCTGAGTACCAAAACAAAAACGCACTGCAAGCGGCTAACAAGTTGCCAGCGTACTTTTGGACGGGTGATACGCAGATGCATTGCCTCTCCCAAGCTATTCAACAATCTCTCGATTACGCCTATGCCCATCATATTCAGCGGTTGATGGTGACGGGCAATTTTGCACTGCTGGCGGGTATTTCGCCGGATGAAGTGGATGCGTGGTATCTCGGTATTTACATCGATGCGATTGAATGGGTGGAAATGCCTAACACGAGAGGGATGGCGTTGTTTGCTGATGGGGGATTGCTCGCCTCTAAGCCCTATGCGGCGAGTGGCAATTATATCAACAAAATGAGTGATTACTGCAAAACCTGTCAGTATGACGTGAAAAAGCGTCATGGAGAGGGTGCGTGCCCGATGAACAGTCTCTACTGGCGTTTTATGCAGACCCATCGAGAGCGGTTTGAGCGCAACCCACGCACTGCAATGATCTACCGAACATGGGATCGCACTTCACCCGAAGACCAAGACGCGATTTTGTCGTCGGCGGCATACACCATGAATCACTTAGAGACACTCTAA
- a CDS encoding AraC family transcriptional regulator, which yields MAKAAPVRMPATGSVAIKHFRNAPLLFEWHQHDTYELVLTLGDSGTRIIGHSVAPFGRADLALIAPHVPHTWDGDAHYEPHHEVIVVLWSANLFQNSPIPEFQAIQYWLDSLHQGASFSEETAYSLAETLRTLEASDPANRLATLIQILSRLSRDDSEALSISMTQHQDSRLSAVLNYINDHLNNAITLEKCAEVGNCSIATLKRLFSQQLNSSFSDYLKTCRIEKACYLLATTGLPINLIAEQSGYQSLRQFNHSFKSARSMTPSLFRKQHHWRHTH from the coding sequence ATGGCCAAAGCCGCCCCAGTACGTATGCCTGCAACAGGCTCTGTCGCGATAAAACATTTCAGGAATGCGCCGCTCTTATTCGAATGGCATCAACATGATACCTACGAACTCGTGCTGACTCTTGGCGATTCAGGCACCCGTATCATCGGTCACAGTGTCGCGCCCTTTGGCCGTGCTGACCTCGCGTTGATTGCCCCTCATGTTCCCCACACTTGGGATGGTGACGCCCATTACGAGCCTCATCATGAAGTGATTGTTGTCCTTTGGTCAGCCAACCTGTTCCAAAATAGTCCCATTCCTGAATTTCAAGCAATTCAATACTGGCTTGACTCCCTACATCAAGGGGCATCATTCAGTGAAGAGACGGCATACTCACTGGCAGAGACATTGCGCACCTTGGAAGCGAGCGATCCAGCTAATCGCCTAGCAACGCTAATCCAAATATTGTCCCGGTTGAGTCGTGACGATAGCGAAGCGCTCTCCATCAGCATGACCCAGCACCAAGATAGTCGACTCTCAGCCGTGCTCAACTACATTAACGATCATCTGAATAATGCCATCACATTGGAGAAATGTGCAGAAGTTGGCAACTGTAGTATCGCGACATTAAAGCGCTTATTTTCGCAGCAATTGAATAGCAGTTTCAGCGATTACTTAAAGACATGTCGTATTGAAAAAGCCTGTTATCTCCTTGCTACCACGGGCTTACCCATTAACTTGATCGCGGAGCAATCCGGCTATCAAAGCCTACGTCAGTTCAATCATTCCTTTAAGTCGGCAAGATCGATGACGCCGTCACTGTTTCGTAAGCAGCACCATTGGCGGCATACCCACTGA
- a CDS encoding SDR family oxidoreductase — protein sequence MKILICGGNGGIGAALVKVCASFATEVHATWYRNEPQESKKSPGIHWHSVDVSNEEDIARLASSIGDLDWVINAVGMLHTEEHYPEKRLSQVDSAFFMKNMRVNALPTLLLAKYLQQNLKRSDAPRFATVSARVGSIEDNKLGGWYSYRCAKAALNMAMKGISIEWQRVMPKSCVVALHPGTTDTQLSAPFQANVAPEKLFSTQQVAEDFIALIRKLSPEETGRFYNWAGEELPW from the coding sequence ATGAAGATATTAATTTGTGGCGGTAACGGTGGGATTGGTGCTGCGCTTGTGAAGGTGTGTGCATCCTTCGCGACAGAAGTTCACGCAACTTGGTATCGCAATGAACCGCAAGAGAGCAAAAAATCACCAGGGATACATTGGCATAGCGTCGATGTCAGTAACGAGGAGGATATTGCCCGTTTAGCGAGCTCCATCGGGGATCTTGACTGGGTGATCAATGCGGTAGGCATGTTACACACCGAGGAGCATTACCCTGAGAAAAGGTTGAGTCAGGTGGACAGTGCATTTTTTATGAAGAATATGCGCGTAAATGCCTTGCCCACACTGCTACTTGCAAAGTATTTGCAGCAGAATCTCAAACGATCTGATGCGCCGCGTTTTGCGACTGTTTCTGCTCGTGTGGGCAGTATCGAAGACAATAAATTGGGGGGCTGGTATAGCTATCGTTGTGCTAAGGCTGCCCTTAACATGGCGATGAAAGGGATCAGTATTGAATGGCAGCGAGTCATGCCTAAAAGCTGTGTGGTAGCGTTACATCCCGGCACAACAGACACCCAGTTGTCTGCACCTTTCCAAGCCAATGTTGCGCCTGAAAAGTTGTTTTCAACGCAGCAAGTTGCTGAGGATTTTATCGCCCTAATACGCAAACTTTCCCCTGAAGAGACAGGGCGCTTTTACAACTGGGCAGGAGAAGAACTGCCTTGGTAA
- the pabB gene encoding aminodeoxychorismate synthase component 1 → MSLSTNNTITIQELNYHPEATIELFDVISNKPWSMLLRSASTAHINSRFDILVAAPKLTLETYGETTKVTQNGNSYESADDPFALLKKLQATHLPQLECHDVLPFLGGALGYFSYDLGRRVETMPSIAERDINAPDMAVGLYDWAIVADHQAQTLHLLNLDANTDRLAWLQAQVDTGSGHFTLTSEWQSNMSRESYGSKFDQVKAYIRAGDCYQINLAQRFSARYQGDEWQAYKKLEQANQAPFSGFIRLPEHAILSISPERFLELKGSTIETKPIKGTRPRRDDPIEDEKEKALLGSTEKDRAENLMIVDLLRNDIGRVAKPGTVTVPKLFDIESFPAVHHLVSTVTAELNSQYSAADLLRAGFPGGSITGAPKVRAMEIIEELEPHRRSVYCGSIGYISNCGRMDSSITIRTLISQDNVLHAWAGGGLVYDSEVNSEYQETLDKLNRILPTLK, encoded by the coding sequence ATGTCTCTTAGCACCAACAATACCATTACAATTCAAGAACTTAATTACCATCCAGAGGCAACAATCGAACTGTTTGATGTTATTTCGAACAAGCCCTGGTCAATGTTGCTTCGCTCTGCATCCACTGCGCATATCAATAGTCGCTTTGATATTTTAGTTGCCGCGCCGAAACTAACACTGGAAACCTATGGTGAGACGACAAAAGTCACTCAGAACGGCAACAGTTATGAAAGCGCTGACGATCCGTTCGCCTTACTCAAAAAGCTGCAAGCCACCCACTTACCCCAGCTTGAATGCCATGACGTATTGCCCTTTTTAGGCGGTGCTCTGGGGTACTTTAGCTACGATTTGGGGCGCCGAGTGGAAACGATGCCAAGCATCGCTGAGCGGGACATTAACGCACCGGATATGGCTGTCGGGTTGTATGATTGGGCGATTGTCGCGGACCATCAAGCTCAGACGCTACACTTGTTAAATCTCGATGCCAACACAGACCGTCTCGCATGGTTACAAGCGCAAGTGGACACTGGCTCTGGTCACTTCACCTTAACCAGCGAATGGCAAAGCAATATGAGCCGCGAGAGTTATGGCAGCAAGTTTGACCAAGTGAAAGCGTACATTCGAGCTGGGGATTGCTATCAAATCAACCTCGCGCAGCGATTCAGTGCTCGCTATCAAGGGGACGAGTGGCAAGCTTACAAGAAGTTGGAGCAAGCGAATCAAGCACCATTCTCCGGATTCATTCGATTGCCTGAGCACGCAATTTTATCCATCTCACCTGAGCGATTCTTAGAGCTCAAAGGCAGTACCATTGAGACCAAACCCATTAAAGGTACCCGACCGCGCCGAGACGACCCCATTGAGGATGAAAAAGAAAAAGCGCTACTCGGCAGCACAGAAAAAGATCGTGCTGAAAACTTGATGATTGTTGACCTACTTCGCAACGATATAGGTCGCGTGGCTAAACCCGGCACCGTTACGGTTCCGAAACTGTTTGATATTGAAAGCTTCCCCGCCGTACATCACCTCGTCAGTACGGTCACAGCTGAACTCAATAGCCAATACAGTGCCGCAGATCTCTTGCGAGCAGGCTTCCCGGGCGGGTCGATAACGGGCGCGCCGAAAGTCAGAGCGATGGAGATCATCGAAGAGCTTGAACCTCATCGCCGCAGTGTCTATTGCGGCAGTATAGGCTATATCAGTAATTGTGGTCGTATGGACTCTAGCATTACGATTCGCACGCTGATCAGCCAAGATAACGTTCTTCATGCATGGGCGGGCGGCGGGCTGGTTTATGACAGTGAAGTTAACAGTGAGTATCAAGAGACACTGGATAAGCTCAATCGTATTTTGCCTACGCTCAAGTAA
- a CDS encoding winged helix-turn-helix transcriptional regulator: protein MQRRSNCPISNVLDIVGDKWSLLIVRDLLFFGKQTFSEIQTSDERVATNILSSRLEKLENDGLITKQADTRDKRKKVYLLSEKGIDMLPIMLEMILWSSKHDPDTNAPQDLVKRIQTDKIQLMSEVVSQLKREG, encoded by the coding sequence ATGCAACGCCGTTCCAACTGCCCTATCTCAAACGTCCTCGATATTGTCGGAGACAAGTGGAGCTTGCTCATCGTGCGTGACTTACTCTTTTTTGGGAAACAGACATTCTCTGAAATACAAACCTCTGATGAACGCGTCGCGACAAACATCCTTTCTAGCCGACTCGAAAAACTTGAGAATGATGGGTTGATCACTAAGCAAGCTGACACGCGAGATAAACGAAAGAAAGTCTATCTACTCAGCGAAAAAGGTATCGATATGTTGCCAATCATGCTCGAAATGATCCTTTGGAGCAGCAAGCATGATCCCGATACCAATGCCCCTCAAGATCTGGTCAAACGTATTCAAACTGACAAGATACAATTGATGAGTGAGGTGGTGTCACAATTAAAAAGAGAGGGATAA
- a CDS encoding thiol-disulfide oxidoreductase DCC family protein — MSNTPQLTLFYDGYCPLCVAEMNQLRALTRDIVCEDIHQTDFHLKYPKIDKEAANRILHAITVDGELLLGVDANIAAWQVAGKKPWLKVLRWPGIRHVADKGYLFFARHRYTISKLLTGKSRCERCEL, encoded by the coding sequence ATGTCAAACACCCCCCAACTGACCCTGTTTTACGATGGTTATTGCCCACTGTGTGTCGCAGAGATGAACCAACTTCGTGCGCTCACACGCGATATTGTTTGCGAAGATATTCATCAAACTGACTTCCATCTGAAATACCCAAAGATAGACAAAGAAGCCGCCAATCGGATTCTCCACGCCATTACCGTCGATGGGGAGCTTTTGCTCGGCGTCGATGCCAACATTGCGGCTTGGCAGGTTGCAGGGAAAAAGCCATGGCTAAAGGTACTGCGGTGGCCCGGCATTCGCCACGTCGCTGACAAGGGATATCTGTTCTTCGCGCGTCACCGTTATACGATATCTAAACTTCTGACTGGCAAGTCACGTTGTGAGCGTTGCGAACTGTAG
- a CDS encoding fumarate hydratase — protein sequence MTVIRKEDVIASVADALQYISYYHPLDFVQALEKAYNKEQSQAAKDAIAQILINSRMSAEGRRPICQDTGIVTCFVKIGMNVQWESDLTVQEMIDEGVRQAYTNPDNPLRASVVADPAGARKNTKDNAPAVVHIDMVPGDKVEIQVAAKGGGSENKTKMVMLNPSDDVAAWVEKTLPTMGAGWCPPGMIGIGIGGTAEKAAVLAKESLMEHIDIHELIERGPQNAEEELRLDIFNRVNKLGIGAQGLGGLTTVVDVKIKTAPTHAASKPVCLIPNCAATRHVHFTLDGTGPAELTPPKLEEWPEVTWEVGDNVRRVNVDDLKKEDVQAWKTGETVLLSGKILTGRDAAHKRIQDMLSKGEGLPDGVDFNGRFIYYVGPVDAVGDEVVGPAGPTTSTRMDKFTDMMLEETGLTGMIGKAERGPAAIESIQKNKAVYLMAVGGAAYLVAKAIKKARVVAFEDLGMEAIYEFEVEDMPVTVAVDSTGENAHKTGPDTWKVKIAEMDA from the coding sequence ATGACCGTAATACGGAAAGAAGATGTCATCGCCAGTGTGGCGGATGCACTGCAATATATCTCTTACTACCACCCGCTCGACTTTGTGCAGGCTCTTGAAAAGGCTTACAACAAAGAGCAGAGTCAAGCCGCGAAAGATGCAATCGCACAAATTCTTATTAACTCTCGTATGTCCGCAGAAGGTCGACGACCTATCTGTCAGGATACGGGGATTGTTACCTGCTTCGTGAAGATTGGCATGAATGTTCAGTGGGAAAGTGATCTCACCGTCCAAGAGATGATCGACGAAGGTGTACGCCAAGCTTATACCAACCCAGATAACCCGCTACGTGCTTCTGTTGTCGCCGATCCTGCGGGCGCACGCAAAAACACCAAAGACAATGCGCCTGCTGTTGTGCATATCGACATGGTGCCGGGCGATAAGGTGGAAATTCAAGTAGCAGCAAAAGGGGGTGGTTCGGAAAACAAAACCAAGATGGTGATGTTGAACCCTTCTGACGATGTCGCTGCGTGGGTAGAAAAAACCTTGCCGACCATGGGGGCAGGCTGGTGTCCGCCAGGTATGATCGGTATTGGTATCGGTGGTACTGCTGAAAAAGCAGCGGTACTGGCGAAAGAGTCATTGATGGAACACATTGATATCCATGAGCTGATTGAACGTGGCCCGCAAAACGCAGAAGAAGAGTTACGTTTAGATATCTTCAATCGTGTTAACAAACTGGGTATTGGCGCACAAGGCCTAGGTGGCTTAACAACGGTTGTTGATGTGAAAATCAAAACGGCCCCAACGCACGCTGCATCTAAGCCTGTTTGCTTAATTCCAAACTGTGCAGCGACGCGTCACGTTCACTTTACGTTAGATGGCACAGGTCCGGCAGAGCTGACACCGCCTAAACTGGAAGAGTGGCCTGAAGTGACTTGGGAAGTGGGTGACAATGTTCGTCGCGTTAACGTCGATGACCTGAAAAAAGAAGACGTACAAGCGTGGAAGACCGGTGAAACGGTACTCCTGTCTGGCAAAATCCTGACAGGTCGTGATGCGGCACATAAACGCATTCAAGACATGCTATCGAAAGGTGAAGGTTTGCCTGACGGCGTCGATTTCAACGGTCGTTTTATCTACTATGTTGGCCCAGTTGATGCGGTGGGTGATGAAGTTGTCGGTCCTGCGGGCCCAACCACGTCAACGCGTATGGATAAGTTCACCGATATGATGCTGGAAGAGACTGGCTTAACAGGGATGATTGGTAAAGCAGAGCGTGGTCCTGCTGCGATTGAGTCCATTCAAAAGAACAAGGCGGTTTACCTAATGGCCGTCGGCGGTGCTGCTTACTTGGTGGCGAAAGCGATCAAGAAAGCCCGCGTTGTTGCCTTTGAAGACTTGGGAATGGAAGCCATTTACGAGTTTGAAGTCGAAGATATGCCGGTGACGGTAGCGGTTGACTCAACCGGTGAAAATGCCCATAAAACCGGTCCGGATACGTGGAAAGTGAAGATTGCTGAAATGGACGCGTAA